From the genome of Bombus pascuorum chromosome 2, iyBomPasc1.1, whole genome shotgun sequence, one region includes:
- the LOC132916754 gene encoding protein halfway isoform X1 has translation MKDQLDLQMQWFAIMMCLYAGVASARTEEDQQTSSSTSIIGISDGLLEQCFYRQSSECPDVKTTRCSCKKIVLAHNNPEGNAVLCCNLDLQNFESELSCAGFPSNISYIHIRNATLDIFNVSEIRWRRLKSLAITDGKINRVKGQFRMMTPTVCLNLSNNALIEVENNSLTRLAQLTTLDLSYNNLTHLPALNTMNGREFWLDISGTNTLWCHDIYQYINKTGEKQINFNHENETVCSASKTWHWFNTTEQVPLKQVRYLSLLQTECPKGDTWQCQCNFRRLDIVEGKPPTLAVNVDCSGIQITELPEKLPRNTIALNVSYNNITALDDLSTNPCYEDIREFYADYNHISSINKLEGSKFLDNYALLSLRYNKIKSLPTYILSPNTHDKSFISSRLVKLGGNELHCDCNTAKYLKVWLQTRILDSDEVLCENVKEKVVDLEPSKMCVHPGDWTDYIYYIIATEVVLLISLIAKVSYDYWIFKTAGYLPWPANKMPKLPCDWLCET, from the exons ATGAAG gATCAATTGGATTTGCAGATGCAGTGGTTTGCCATAATGATGTGTTTATATGCTGGTGTAGCAAGTGCAAGGACAGAAGAAGATCAACAAACATCCTCTTCAACTTCGATTATTGGGATATCTGATGGTCTTTTAGAACAATGCTTTTACCGACAATCCAGTGAATGTCCTGATGTTAAAACAACTCGATGTTCttgtaagaaaattgttttagcCCATAATAATCCTGAGGGTAATGCTGTACTTTGTTGCAACTTGGATCTTCAGAACTTTGAATCAGAACTTTCCTGTGCag GATTTCCATCAAACAtatcatacatacatataagaaATGCAACATTGGATATATTCAATGTAAGTGAAATTAGGTGGAGAAGGCTAAAGTCACTTGCAATTACCGATGGTAAAATTAATAGAGTGAAGGGACAGTTTCGAATGATGACACCAACAGTTTGCTTGAATCTTTCAAATAATGCTCTCATCGAAGTAGAGAATAATTCACTTACCAGATTAGCTCAACTTACTACTTTGGATTTGTCTTATAATAATCTCACACATTTACCAGCCTTAAATACAATGAATGGCCGAGAATTTTGGCTTGATATTTCAG GAACAAATACACTTTGGTGTCATGACATTTaccaatatattaataaaacaggagaaaagcaaattaatttcaatcatgaaaatgaaactgtatGTTCAGCTAGTAAGACTTGGCATTGGTTCAACACTACAGAACAAGTTCCATTGAAACAAGTTCGATATCTTAGTTTG TTGCAAACAGAATGTCCAAAAGGTGATACATGGCAATGTCAATGCAACTTCAGAAGATTGGATATTGTTGAAGGTAAACCACCGACTTTAGCGGTAAATGTAGATTGTAGCGGAATTCAAATTACCGAATTACCTGAAAAATTACCTCGCAATACTATAGCCCTGAATGTATCATATAATAAT ATCACTGCATTAGATGATCTGAGTACCAATCCATGTTATGAAGATATAAGAGAGTTTTATGCAGACTATAATCATATATcgtctataaataaattagaagggtccaaatttttagataattaTGCTTTACTTAGTTTacgatacaataaaattaaatct CTTCCAACGTACATTTTAAGCCCTAATACTCATGACAAAAGTTTTATCAGTTCGCGATTAGTAAAGCTTGGAGGAAATGAATTACATTGTGATTGTAACACGGCCAAGTACCTAAAG GTATGGTTACAAACTCGCATATTAGATTCCGATGAAGTATTATGCGAAAATGTAAAGGAAAAAGTTGTTGACTTAGAACCTTCAAAAATGTGTGTTCATCCTGGTGATTGGACAgattatatttactatattattgCTACAGAAGTCGTACTATTGATAAGCTTGATAGCTAAAGTATCTTATGATTATTGGATTTTTAAAACGGCAGGTTACCTTCCGTGGCCAGCAAATAAAATGCCGAAACTACCTTGTGATTGGCTATGTGAGAcctaa
- the LOC132916754 gene encoding protein halfway isoform X2 gives MKMQWFAIMMCLYAGVASARTEEDQQTSSSTSIIGISDGLLEQCFYRQSSECPDVKTTRCSCKKIVLAHNNPEGNAVLCCNLDLQNFESELSCAGFPSNISYIHIRNATLDIFNVSEIRWRRLKSLAITDGKINRVKGQFRMMTPTVCLNLSNNALIEVENNSLTRLAQLTTLDLSYNNLTHLPALNTMNGREFWLDISGTNTLWCHDIYQYINKTGEKQINFNHENETVCSASKTWHWFNTTEQVPLKQVRYLSLLQTECPKGDTWQCQCNFRRLDIVEGKPPTLAVNVDCSGIQITELPEKLPRNTIALNVSYNNITALDDLSTNPCYEDIREFYADYNHISSINKLEGSKFLDNYALLSLRYNKIKSLPTYILSPNTHDKSFISSRLVKLGGNELHCDCNTAKYLKVWLQTRILDSDEVLCENVKEKVVDLEPSKMCVHPGDWTDYIYYIIATEVVLLISLIAKVSYDYWIFKTAGYLPWPANKMPKLPCDWLCET, from the exons ATGAAG ATGCAGTGGTTTGCCATAATGATGTGTTTATATGCTGGTGTAGCAAGTGCAAGGACAGAAGAAGATCAACAAACATCCTCTTCAACTTCGATTATTGGGATATCTGATGGTCTTTTAGAACAATGCTTTTACCGACAATCCAGTGAATGTCCTGATGTTAAAACAACTCGATGTTCttgtaagaaaattgttttagcCCATAATAATCCTGAGGGTAATGCTGTACTTTGTTGCAACTTGGATCTTCAGAACTTTGAATCAGAACTTTCCTGTGCag GATTTCCATCAAACAtatcatacatacatataagaaATGCAACATTGGATATATTCAATGTAAGTGAAATTAGGTGGAGAAGGCTAAAGTCACTTGCAATTACCGATGGTAAAATTAATAGAGTGAAGGGACAGTTTCGAATGATGACACCAACAGTTTGCTTGAATCTTTCAAATAATGCTCTCATCGAAGTAGAGAATAATTCACTTACCAGATTAGCTCAACTTACTACTTTGGATTTGTCTTATAATAATCTCACACATTTACCAGCCTTAAATACAATGAATGGCCGAGAATTTTGGCTTGATATTTCAG GAACAAATACACTTTGGTGTCATGACATTTaccaatatattaataaaacaggagaaaagcaaattaatttcaatcatgaaaatgaaactgtatGTTCAGCTAGTAAGACTTGGCATTGGTTCAACACTACAGAACAAGTTCCATTGAAACAAGTTCGATATCTTAGTTTG TTGCAAACAGAATGTCCAAAAGGTGATACATGGCAATGTCAATGCAACTTCAGAAGATTGGATATTGTTGAAGGTAAACCACCGACTTTAGCGGTAAATGTAGATTGTAGCGGAATTCAAATTACCGAATTACCTGAAAAATTACCTCGCAATACTATAGCCCTGAATGTATCATATAATAAT ATCACTGCATTAGATGATCTGAGTACCAATCCATGTTATGAAGATATAAGAGAGTTTTATGCAGACTATAATCATATATcgtctataaataaattagaagggtccaaatttttagataattaTGCTTTACTTAGTTTacgatacaataaaattaaatct CTTCCAACGTACATTTTAAGCCCTAATACTCATGACAAAAGTTTTATCAGTTCGCGATTAGTAAAGCTTGGAGGAAATGAATTACATTGTGATTGTAACACGGCCAAGTACCTAAAG GTATGGTTACAAACTCGCATATTAGATTCCGATGAAGTATTATGCGAAAATGTAAAGGAAAAAGTTGTTGACTTAGAACCTTCAAAAATGTGTGTTCATCCTGGTGATTGGACAgattatatttactatattattgCTACAGAAGTCGTACTATTGATAAGCTTGATAGCTAAAGTATCTTATGATTATTGGATTTTTAAAACGGCAGGTTACCTTCCGTGGCCAGCAAATAAAATGCCGAAACTACCTTGTGATTGGCTATGTGAGAcctaa
- the LOC132916753 gene encoding probable ATP-dependent RNA helicase DDX52 isoform X1 → MDAYELFRKLSTGAKFDKKRFQVDAQRFQLVNKQSENGVNDDKINIKAFDNINHSTLCEKRKYDEVEKETENINDLTLLDGMSIPQNKNKKCKVALTEEKRLKLEKEKINQFRNHHHISVTGNCIPKPISEFIELSTTYNISEKLIHNITSCGYKCPTPIQMQAIPIMLQGRNVLACAPTGSGKTAAFLLPIIHYLGGPEKKGFRAVILSPTRELAKQTYRECLRLSEGYNFRVHIISKVNQALNKYGPKSSQKFDILITTPKRIIYLLNQDPPAISFSNVEWLIVDEVDKLFEDGTRCFRDQLETISKSCTNENLHKAMFSATNTPIVTKWCRRNLKGLITVTVGHRNAATDLVEQELLFVGAERGKLMALRNIIQKGVLPPVLVFVQSKERAQELFNELIYDGVNVDVIHADRTQTQRDNVVRCFREGKIWVLICTELMARGIDFKGVNLVINYDFPPSAISYVHRIGRTGRAGHKGKAITFFTVQDTTNLRSIATIMRESGCNVPDYMLAMKKHSKRERRKNERKAPSRERISTVPTFKSAETFKKRKVAINDSKKKYELKSKENKDKKINTKHLKKREIDKQHNLKKKEE, encoded by the exons ATGGATGCATATGAGCTATTTCGAAAACTTTCTACTGGTgcaaaatttgataaaaagcGTTTTCAAGTTGATGCACAAAGATTTCAG CTTGTCAACAAACAATCTGAAAATGGAGTTAACgatgataaaataaacattaaagCCTTTGATAACATAAATCATTCAACATTAtgtgagaaaagaaaatatgatgAGGTCgagaaagaaactgaaaatattaatgactTGACATTGCTTGATGGAATGTCTATTcctcaaaataaaaataaaaagtgtaAAGTAGCTTTAACTGAAGAGAAACGGTTAaagttagaaaaagaaaag ATTAATCAATTTCGTAATCATCATCACATAAGTGTCACAGGTAATTGTATACCTAAACCTATCTCAGAATTTATTGAACTATCAACAACTTATAATAtatctgaaaaattaatacataatattacaagTTGTGGTTATAAATGTCCTACTCCAATTCAAATGCAAGCTATACCCATCATGCTCCAA GGTAGAAATGTACTAGCTTGCGCCCCAACTGGATCTGGAAAAACAGCTGCATTTCTGTTACCTATAATTCACTATTTAGGTGGACCAGAAAAGAAAGGATTTAGAGCTGTTATATTAAGCCCAACAAGAGAATTAGCAAAACAAACATATAGAGAATGTTTGCGTCTTAGCGAAGGATATAATTTTAGAGTTCATATTATAAGTAAAGTTAATCAAGCATTAAACAAATATGGACCTAAAAGTTCACAGAAATTTG ATATATTAATCACTACAccaaaaagaataatatatctGTTGAATCAGGATCCACCAGCTATTTCTTTTAgcaa tgTTGAATGGTTAATTGTGGATGAAGTAGATAAACTCTTTGAGGATGGGACAAGGTGCTTCAGAGACCAGttagaaacaatttcaaagTCATGTACAAATGAAAACTTACATAAAGCAATGTTTAGTGCAACCAATACTCCTATAGTGACCAAATGGTGTAGACGTAATCTGAAAGGTCTTATAACAGTTACTGTTGGGCACAg GAATGCTGCAACAGACTTAGTAGAACAAGAATTGTTATTTGTTGGCGCAGAGAGAGGAAAACTTATGGCACttcgaaatattattcaaaag GGAGTATTACCACCTGTACTAGTATTTGTGCAAAGCAAGGAAAGAGCAcaagaattatttaacgaaCTTATATATGATGGAGTCAATGTTGATGTTATTCACGCTGATAGAACACAAACGCag cgAGACAATGTCGTTCGTTGTtttagagaaggaaaaatatgGGTATTAATATGTACAGAATTAATGGCAAGAGGTATTGATTTCAAAGGTGTCAATCTTGTTATTAATTACGATTTCCCACCATCTGCTATTTCATATGTTCATAGAATTG GTCGCACTGGTAGAGCTGGACATAAAGGAAAAGCAATTACTTTTTTTACTGTACAAGATACTACAAATTTGAGGAG tatagCTACTATCATGCGAGAATCTGGTTGTAATGTTCCTGATTATATGTTAGCCATGAAAAAACATAGTAAAAGGGAAAGACGGAAAAATGAACGCAAGGCTCCTAGTAGAGAAAGGATATCAACTGTACCTACATTCAAATCTgcagaaacatttaaaaaaag AAAAGTTGCTATAAACGATTccaaaaagaaatatgaattaaaaagtaaagagaataaagataaaaaaataaatacaaaacatttaaaaaaaagagaaatagataaacaacataacttaaaaaagaaagaagaatga
- the LOC132916753 gene encoding probable ATP-dependent RNA helicase DDX52 isoform X2, with protein sequence MDAYELFRKLSTGAKFDKKRFQVDAQRFQLVNKQSENGVNDDKINIKAFDNINHSTLCEKRKYDEVEKETENINDLTLLDGMSIPQNKNKKCKVALTEEKRLKLEKEKINQFRNHHHISVTGNCIPKPISEFIELSTTYNISEKLIHNITSCGYKCPTPIQMQAIPIMLQGRNVLACAPTGSGKTAAFLLPIIHYLGGPEKKGFRAVILSPTRELAKQTYRECLRLSEGYNFRVHIISKVNQALNKYGPKSSQKFDILITTPKRIIYLLNQDPPAISFSNVEWLIVDEVDKLFEDGTRCFRDQLETISKSCTNENLHKAMFSATNTPIVTKWCRRNLKGLITVTVGHRNAATDLVEQELLFVGAERGKLMALRNIIQKGVLPPVLVFVQSKERAQELFNELIYDGVNVDVIHADRTQTQRDNVVRCFREGKIWVLICTELMARGIDFKGVNLVINYDFPPSAISYVHRIGRTGRAGHKGKAITFFTVQDTTNLRSF encoded by the exons ATGGATGCATATGAGCTATTTCGAAAACTTTCTACTGGTgcaaaatttgataaaaagcGTTTTCAAGTTGATGCACAAAGATTTCAG CTTGTCAACAAACAATCTGAAAATGGAGTTAACgatgataaaataaacattaaagCCTTTGATAACATAAATCATTCAACATTAtgtgagaaaagaaaatatgatgAGGTCgagaaagaaactgaaaatattaatgactTGACATTGCTTGATGGAATGTCTATTcctcaaaataaaaataaaaagtgtaAAGTAGCTTTAACTGAAGAGAAACGGTTAaagttagaaaaagaaaag ATTAATCAATTTCGTAATCATCATCACATAAGTGTCACAGGTAATTGTATACCTAAACCTATCTCAGAATTTATTGAACTATCAACAACTTATAATAtatctgaaaaattaatacataatattacaagTTGTGGTTATAAATGTCCTACTCCAATTCAAATGCAAGCTATACCCATCATGCTCCAA GGTAGAAATGTACTAGCTTGCGCCCCAACTGGATCTGGAAAAACAGCTGCATTTCTGTTACCTATAATTCACTATTTAGGTGGACCAGAAAAGAAAGGATTTAGAGCTGTTATATTAAGCCCAACAAGAGAATTAGCAAAACAAACATATAGAGAATGTTTGCGTCTTAGCGAAGGATATAATTTTAGAGTTCATATTATAAGTAAAGTTAATCAAGCATTAAACAAATATGGACCTAAAAGTTCACAGAAATTTG ATATATTAATCACTACAccaaaaagaataatatatctGTTGAATCAGGATCCACCAGCTATTTCTTTTAgcaa tgTTGAATGGTTAATTGTGGATGAAGTAGATAAACTCTTTGAGGATGGGACAAGGTGCTTCAGAGACCAGttagaaacaatttcaaagTCATGTACAAATGAAAACTTACATAAAGCAATGTTTAGTGCAACCAATACTCCTATAGTGACCAAATGGTGTAGACGTAATCTGAAAGGTCTTATAACAGTTACTGTTGGGCACAg GAATGCTGCAACAGACTTAGTAGAACAAGAATTGTTATTTGTTGGCGCAGAGAGAGGAAAACTTATGGCACttcgaaatattattcaaaag GGAGTATTACCACCTGTACTAGTATTTGTGCAAAGCAAGGAAAGAGCAcaagaattatttaacgaaCTTATATATGATGGAGTCAATGTTGATGTTATTCACGCTGATAGAACACAAACGCag cgAGACAATGTCGTTCGTTGTtttagagaaggaaaaatatgGGTATTAATATGTACAGAATTAATGGCAAGAGGTATTGATTTCAAAGGTGTCAATCTTGTTATTAATTACGATTTCCCACCATCTGCTATTTCATATGTTCATAGAATTG GTCGCACTGGTAGAGCTGGACATAAAGGAAAAGCAATTACTTTTTTTACTGTACAAGATACTACAAATTTGAGGAG tttttaa
- the LOC132916760 gene encoding uncharacterized protein LOC132916760, with protein sequence MYSRGALLLLCCLFLILAGHCHEENVSTVTEENALAKLVKMFSKPGAFKRINAIFGENSIEELYTSCPKGEEGLECRRAEARRSVDCPEGDCYCYNCAAAGPELWASCCRESLRCCSHLAAACRTCDHPTLYPFCSKHFKKCLVEFNEEKQN encoded by the exons ATGTATTCTCGCGGTGCGTTGCTGCTACTTTGTTGCTTGTTCTTGATACTGGCTGGCCACTGTCACGAGGAAAATGTCAGCACCGTCACGGAGGAGAACGCGCTAGCAAAATTGGTTAAAATGTTCTCCAAGCCTGGAGCGTTTAAACGA ATTAACGCAATATTCGGTGAAAATTCGATCGAGGAGCTGTACACGTCTTGCCCGAAAGGCGAGGAGGGTCTCGAATGCAGAAGAGCCGAGGCCAGACGATCCGTTGACTGTCCTGAAG GTGACTGTTACTGCTACAATTGCGCCGCAGCTGGTCCTGAGTTATGGGCATCCTGTTGTCGTGAAAGCTTGCGATGCTGTTCACATCTCGCGGCGGCCTGTCGAACCTGCGACCATCCGACGTTGTATCCGTTTTGCTCAAAACACTTTAAAAAATGTCTGGTCGAGTTCAATGAGGAGaagcaaaattaa